The Kiritimatiellia bacterium genome contains a region encoding:
- a CDS encoding ankyrin repeat domain-containing protein, producing MRAASRFVTILPLALVSILAGCDVPPPAAPPKPRSDSSIEVEPKKPSLTLHEAAKQGDLETIRSLLARGADPTEMDDDGATAVHAAAFAGHVQVLEALLDGGGRLHTRDKFGFTPLHAAARDGRLEAVQFLAGRGADLEALDENGLTPAEIAALMGHHQVADWLSERLRPTAASPPAAPPEPLPPQAAPPEMQTLLTGETFRVWTSASGERVNAEFIQMVLDWVVLRRNDGQTVQISIRNLVPEDQALARALAGQAPPILRRGEHIAAGSPDRTASIADEIRGQPGWTVLEGCRLLRRGGNDGDSFHVLHEGKEFIFRLYYVDCPETKETYAERIREQAEYFDVDPADVLRLGREASRFTERLLTSGPFTVVTRWEDAKGNSRLPRYYGFVITQNGDLDELLVAEGLARPHGMWVEGAWDSRKQQTLKRLEKEARRARLGAWGLMPEARAMLR from the coding sequence TTGAGGGCTGCGTCGCGTTTCGTAACCATCCTGCCTTTGGCTCTCGTGAGCATCTTGGCGGGATGCGACGTACCGCCGCCCGCCGCGCCACCTAAGCCGCGTTCCGACTCTTCGATAGAGGTCGAGCCGAAGAAACCGTCCCTCACCCTTCACGAAGCTGCCAAACAGGGAGATCTGGAAACGATCCGATCCCTTCTCGCGCGGGGTGCGGATCCGACCGAAATGGACGACGATGGCGCGACCGCCGTACACGCAGCCGCATTCGCAGGACATGTCCAGGTGCTGGAGGCTCTGCTCGATGGGGGCGGCCGATTGCACACCCGAGACAAGTTTGGGTTCACCCCGCTTCACGCGGCCGCGCGCGACGGTCGCCTCGAAGCCGTTCAGTTTTTGGCCGGACGCGGCGCTGACCTCGAGGCGCTGGACGAAAACGGACTGACTCCAGCGGAGATCGCCGCACTGATGGGTCACCATCAGGTTGCCGACTGGCTGTCGGAACGGCTACGTCCTACGGCGGCTTCACCGCCCGCCGCGCCGCCTGAGCCGTTGCCTCCTCAGGCAGCTCCGCCAGAAATGCAGACCCTCCTGACCGGTGAGACTTTTCGGGTCTGGACGAGCGCCTCGGGCGAGCGCGTCAACGCGGAATTCATCCAGATGGTTCTCGATTGGGTCGTGCTGCGCCGAAATGACGGACAAACGGTTCAAATTTCGATTCGGAATCTCGTTCCCGAAGACCAGGCGCTGGCCCGTGCGCTCGCGGGCCAGGCACCGCCGATTCTCCGACGAGGGGAGCATATCGCGGCCGGTTCCCCGGACAGAACGGCTTCCATCGCAGACGAGATAAGAGGCCAACCGGGATGGACCGTGTTGGAGGGATGCCGGCTTCTGCGCCGAGGCGGCAATGATGGCGATTCGTTTCATGTCCTTCATGAGGGGAAGGAATTTATTTTCCGGTTGTATTACGTGGACTGTCCGGAGACCAAGGAGACCTATGCGGAACGAATCCGCGAACAGGCCGAATATTTCGACGTTGATCCCGCCGACGTGCTGAGGCTGGGGCGAGAGGCTTCACGATTCACCGAGCGCCTGCTCACGAGTGGCCCGTTCACGGTGGTGACGCGATGGGAAGATGCCAAGGGCAACAGTCGGCTTCCCCGTTACTATGGTTTCGTCATCACGCAGAATGGGGACCTTGACGAGTTGCTCGTCGCCGAGGGACTTGCCCGTCCGCACGGCATGTGGGTCGAGGGGGCGTGGGACTCCCGCAAGCAACAAACCCTCAAACGGCTTGAGAAAGAGGCACGGCGGGCCCGCCTCGGCGCATGGGGTTTGATGCCCGAAGCTCGGGCCATGCTGCGATGA
- a CDS encoding glycosyltransferase family 4 protein, translating into MKVLLLAPQPFYEERGTPIAVKWVAETLAAEGHEVDLVTFPFGRDVSVPGVRIFRARRPRGVQRVPIGFSVAKLRCDAGLFQLAGRLVRETRYDVVHACEESIFFARRLASRIGARVVYDMDSSMADQLIEKWGWLRLVAPILYAFERYAIRSADLVLPVCRALADKVERHAPGKPCVLLHDMAMDFPPVPPETEPLRERLGIRGTLALYVGNLEHYQGVDLLLEGFAAASDPDLRLVIIGGREQDVANYRARADSLGLAGRAFLLGPRPLERLMYYLQQADILVSPRLRGVNTPMKIYSYLAAGRAIVATRIESHTQVLDDSVARLVDPEPTALADALTELARDPAARQRLGAAAATRASERHSREAYRKALRESYSLLARGG; encoded by the coding sequence ATGAAAGTCCTTTTGCTTGCCCCCCAGCCGTTTTACGAGGAGCGCGGCACGCCGATTGCCGTCAAGTGGGTTGCGGAAACGCTTGCCGCGGAAGGCCATGAAGTTGACCTTGTCACCTTTCCGTTTGGGCGGGACGTCTCGGTGCCCGGCGTCCGCATTTTTCGGGCTCGCCGCCCTCGGGGTGTGCAGCGCGTGCCGATCGGTTTTTCCGTCGCCAAACTGCGCTGCGATGCGGGCCTCTTTCAGCTTGCCGGGCGGCTTGTCCGCGAAACGCGCTATGACGTCGTCCACGCCTGCGAGGAGTCTATTTTTTTCGCGCGGCGCCTCGCCTCGCGCATCGGCGCGCGCGTGGTCTACGACATGGACTCGTCGATGGCGGACCAGTTGATTGAAAAATGGGGGTGGCTTCGCCTAGTGGCGCCAATCCTGTACGCATTTGAGCGATACGCGATCCGCTCCGCCGACCTTGTCCTGCCTGTGTGTCGAGCCCTCGCCGACAAGGTGGAGAGGCATGCGCCCGGCAAGCCCTGCGTGTTGCTCCATGACATGGCGATGGATTTCCCGCCCGTGCCGCCGGAGACCGAGCCCCTGCGTGAACGGCTCGGCATTCGAGGGACCCTCGCGCTGTACGTGGGCAACCTGGAACATTACCAAGGAGTTGACCTTCTCCTCGAAGGATTCGCCGCGGCAAGCGATCCGGATCTTCGACTGGTCATCATCGGGGGACGCGAGCAAGATGTTGCCAATTATAGGGCGCGTGCAGATTCGCTCGGGCTGGCCGGGCGCGCTTTTTTATTGGGTCCCCGTCCGCTGGAACGGTTGATGTATTATCTCCAGCAGGCCGATATCCTCGTATCGCCGCGCCTTCGGGGCGTGAACACGCCGATGAAGATCTACTCGTATCTGGCAGCGGGCCGCGCGATTGTCGCGACGCGCATCGAGTCGCACACCCAAGTCCTCGATGATTCGGTTGCGCGCCTTGTCGATCCGGAACCGACAGCCCTCGCCGACGCGTTGACGGAGTTGGCGCGCGATCCCGCCGCGCGGCAGCGGCTCGGCGCCGCAGCGGCCACTCGCGCTTCGGAACGGCACAGCCGCGAGGCTTATCGCAAAGCGTTGCGCGAGTCCTATTCCCTCCTGGCTCGGGGAGGTTGA